AAAATTATGGGCTTTTTGGATGGATCTGAGCCTTCCCATTTATAAAGCAGACTGTAAGTGTTGATTTTTTCCAGTGAAAGATTTGCATGGGTCAATGGAAAAGTTTCTTCCAAAAAACGGTGAAATCCAAAGAAGGCAGCCGAATCCGGAATTGCATCTTCACTGACTGAGATGGTTTGGAAAGTAATGGCTTTGGAGAGATTTTGGAATACCTGATCTGAGAAGTTTACAAGTTCAATTGGTTCCGCATCCACCTGTTTCGATGTAAAACGAAAGGTGTTGAACAATAAAATGGCAACTACTGCTATGAGCAATAGTAGCAGGCCGAGGAAGAATTTTTTCATGGGTGGGGTTTTTTCTAGATCTTAATTTAATCCAAATACTAGGAAAACCCCGAAAGTGGAGCTGATTGTTTACTGAATGGAATTAACCTATAATAATAGGTGTAATTTGTGTTTTGGGACTGGTTGGGAGTTCTATGTTTTTTTTAATCAGGTATATTGATTCTGCATCCAAACGCTTACTTTTTTTAAATTTCCGAACAGTAAAATGTGCCTGAACTAAATGTTGGGCTACTTTCCCTCCTCCAACTACCAAGAGGTTTTCAGCATCTTTTCTAGCTAAGAAGGAAGCAGCCAAAGCAGAGGTGCAGGCAGTTCTTCGGGCAGTTAATTCTGTCGCATTCATCATGGCTAAAGGTTGGCCAGTTTTAGAATTGCTCAAAATATACTAGGTATTTTTCCTTTCTAGTTTCCTCCGGTTTTCTCTATTTCAATTTTTCTGTTTTTGCGTTCTAAAGCTTTGTTGAATTCCTGAATGTCGTTATTGACCAAATCAGAAAATTGCTCAATCGCCACTTTCAATCGTGCATCCAAAACCTCATAAACTTCTCCCTGTTGATCAGTAGGACGATAATCCATTCCGCTGGCATTGATGTCGCTGGCCAAAGCACTCAATCGACCATAGAGTTTGATAGGTGATCGAAAGGCATCTTCTCGCGCTCCAGTCAAGTGAATATCATAAAGTTTGGATGCCACTTCCTCAGCAGCTTCTTTGAGTCTTAGTGCCTCTTTCTGAGTTTTGCTGTCTGATTCTTCTTCTAGGATTATGTCCAATTCCTTTCGAAGCTGTTCTACTGCATTGATATTACTTACCGCCAAGTTCATGGCATCCCGCAATTGCAAGGAGAAAGCAACTTGCTCTTGAATATCTTCCAAACTGCCTTCCGAGTAGGGATCTTTTAATACGTTGAATTTGGCTGAAGTCTGAACTACTTCATTTCCTGCCGAATCTGTCAAGATCAAGGTAGCCATGTATTCACCCGGAACTACTCTGGGGCCATATTGTCCTGCCATTAGGTCTAAATCCCATTGCACCAAAGGTCTCCAACCTTCTCCGTTGAGTTGAACCCAAGGTCGGCCAGGAGGGGCCACTCTTAGTTTTGGCGTATAGGTAGGCTCATAGCGTAAATCCCATTGAGCACGGTTGGCTCCTGCTTTTTTATTGGCTTGCAGGGTTCTTACCAATTCACCTTTGGAATCTTTGATCTCAATTTTTGCTTCACCCGCAAAGTTTTCGGGCAAATGATAGTTCAGGCTAGCGCCATAGCTTGGGTTACGACCTGAGTTATTACTTCTGCCATCTGTTTTGATGCTTTCCCGGTCATTGAACCTATAGGCATCACGAACATCATAGAAAGCAATCGTTTGATTTTGATCCAGATTTCTAATTGCAGCAAGGTCATCTAGAATATAATAGCCACGGCCATAGGTGCCGACTACCAAGTCATCAAAACGCTCCTGAATTTCCATCCAATAAACAGGGGCGGGAGGAAGATTGAGTTTTAAACGACTCCAGCTTTGGCCATCATTATGGCTGATATAAATACCTTTGTCAATCCCTGCATAAAGTAACCCTTCCCTTTTGGGATCCTCCTTGATTACATGCACAAAACTTGATTCGGAACTAGGAATACCATCTGAAATCTTTGTCCAACTTTGACCATAATCAGTTGTTTTGAAAATATAAGGATCAAAATCACCCATTTGGTGTAAATCAACGGTTATATAGGCCGTGGATTTGTCAAATCTAGAGGGCTCAATATTGGCGATGGTGCCCCATTTTGGAAGATCAGGAATGTTAGCGGTAAGGTTGGTCCAGTTCTCACCACCATCTCGAGTCAATTGTACTTGACCATCGTTGGTGCCTACCCAAATCACACCTGCCTCAAATTTTGATTCTTCAATAGCAAAAAGAGTTGCTCCATCAAAAGTCATCAGGTTGTCAATAGCTACCCCTCCTGAGTTTTTTTGATGGTCTTTTAAATTTAAAGTGAGATCAGGGGAAATAATTTGCCAGCTTTGGCCATCATCATCAGTTTTGTGGACGAACTGGCTACCCACATAGACTCTTCCTTCGGTATGAGGTGAATGGCTCAGTGGGAAATTCCAGTGCCAGCGATATTTTAAATCTGCTGGGGCCCAACCATAGCCAGCTTCAGGCCATACTCTGACCTCTCTTGACTGACCGGTTCTTAAATCATGTCTTTCCAATCCTCCATCATAGCAGCCAGACCAAATGATGTTGTTGTCTACAGGATCAGGTTTGGCAAAGCCACTTTCACAGCCTCCCACACCCTTCCAAAGGCCTAAAGGAATGTAGCCAGCCAAAGAGTTACTCGGTCCCATGTAAGACCAGCCATCTTGTCTGTTGCCAAAAACATTATAGGGAATCTGGTCATCCACTGCCACATGATACATCTGTGCAATGGGTAAAACGACCCCTTGGAAAGATTTGCCATGGTTATAGCTGATGCTTACGCCCCCATCATGTGCTACCATAATGCGATCAGGATCGGTAGGGTCTATCCAGATATCATGATTGTCTCCACCACCTCTCGGAGGTCTTGGATTTCTTGTTTTGCCACCATCCAAGGAATGCACAAAGCGTACGGACATGGAATAAATTTCGTTTGGATCGCCTGTATTCACTCTAAGTCTGGTGTAATAAGGGGCACGTTCATTCCAGTCATGTTCCTGACTCATCAAGGTCCAACTCATTCCTTTGTCAGAGGAGCGCCAAACTTCAGGGCTTTCCGCCTCAAAAAGGGCATAGACCACATTCGGATCACTATGGGAAACGGCTACAGAAGTCTTTCCTACAGGCCTTTCTGCACCAGATGTCAAACCATTTTTGCTCATGGGTTCCCAAGTATCACCCCCATCGGTAGATTTATAAATACCACTGCCTTCTCCTCCGGAATTGAGTCCCCATGTGTTGATGTGGATCGACCACATGGCTGCATAAAGGATGTCAGGATTTTGTGGGTCAATGGCTAAATCGGAAGCCCCTGTGCCTTCGTCAATAAATAGCACATGCTCCCAAGTATCACCTCCGTCTTTGCTTCGAAAAATTCCTCTTTCTTTTTGTGGACCATAAGTATGGCCTAAGGAAGCTGCATAAATGATTTTGGGATCTTTTGGATGAACCAGCACCCGACCAATTCGTCCAGTTTTTTCAAGGCCTTTGTGTTCCCAGGTTTTGCCCGCATCAGGAGAGAAATAGATGCCATTTCCCATAGCATGTGCAGGTCGGATAACAAAAGTCTCACCGGTGCCCACCCATACTTGATTCGGATCTGAGGGAGCCAGTTCCACAGCTGCAACAGATGAAATATCTTGATCATCGAAAATAGGTCGCCAATTAATCCCCATGTCTTCGGTTTTCCAAAGACCCCCAGAAGCTGCGCCGATGTAGGCCACTTGAGGATTTCCGGGTTCACCGATGACTGCGATGGCACGATTGCCTTCTGGGCCAATAAAGCGAAATTGATGATTGTTGAGTTGCTCGTCTAAGGAAGTTTGAGCAAGAGTTATTGAAGTGAGTATAAGGAGTGTTAAAAAGCTAAGTAAGGTTCTTTTCATGGTAGTGTGAATGCTTGCGAATATCAAAATAGGTAATAATCACTTAAAATGTATTCTAGACAATGAAAAGAGGAATCCGGCATAAAAAAGTGGAGCCGATTTCTTATTAAATAGCACGCACCATCATTACCATCTCACCGGGAGACGGTCAGGTATCCCAGGTGAGTTAGCAATCGCTCTAAACGTAGCTATTTAAGCAAAGGTAATTGTCAGACTATTGTAAAGCTTTTTCTACTGTAGCTTTTCCTCCTACCACTGGAAGGGTTAAGACAGTTCCATTCAGATCTATCGTCAGTTCAGTACCGGGCTTGGGTAGAATTGTATACTCAGCATCAGAGGAGAAGATCATCAGACCAATTTGCTGGCCTGCAGGGATGATCTGATCGTCTGGCTGCAAGTCGAAACTTACCTCGTAGAATTTTCCTGGCACCAAAGGTTCTCCTTTGCGGATGGAGGCGTGATTTTGTGGGTCTGCCCATCCTCGGGTGATGATGTTATCTGTGATTTTTGAATTTCTTCCTTCTGTCCAAGGAAGGGAAACTAACCAAACTGAAAGGTTAGCAGCAGGCTTACTTGAAGCCAGTTTTACTTTGATTGTTGAGATTCCTGAAATATGAATCGGCGCTTTGAGAACCGGGCTGAGGTAAAGCAATCGATGCTCGGTGTAATCTGCCTGAGCAAGTGCGGATCCAGGAAAAGAATAGTTATCTACCAATGTTTCCTGCTTTCCGGTAGTCATATTTTCAAGTC
Above is a window of Algoriphagus machipongonensis DNA encoding:
- a CDS encoding VPS10 domain-containing protein — its product is MKRTLLSFLTLLILTSITLAQTSLDEQLNNHQFRFIGPEGNRAIAVIGEPGNPQVAYIGAASGGLWKTEDMGINWRPIFDDQDISSVAAVELAPSDPNQVWVGTGETFVIRPAHAMGNGIYFSPDAGKTWEHKGLEKTGRIGRVLVHPKDPKIIYAASLGHTYGPQKERGIFRSKDGGDTWEHVLFIDEGTGASDLAIDPQNPDILYAAMWSIHINTWGLNSGGEGSGIYKSTDGGDTWEPMSKNGLTSGAERPVGKTSVAVSHSDPNVVYALFEAESPEVWRSSDKGMSWTLMSQEHDWNERAPYYTRLRVNTGDPNEIYSMSVRFVHSLDGGKTRNPRPPRGGGDNHDIWIDPTDPDRIMVAHDGGVSISYNHGKSFQGVVLPIAQMYHVAVDDQIPYNVFGNRQDGWSYMGPSNSLAGYIPLGLWKGVGGCESGFAKPDPVDNNIIWSGCYDGGLERHDLRTGQSREVRVWPEAGYGWAPADLKYRWHWNFPLSHSPHTEGRVYVGSQFVHKTDDDGQSWQIISPDLTLNLKDHQKNSGGVAIDNLMTFDGATLFAIEESKFEAGVIWVGTNDGQVQLTRDGGENWTNLTANIPDLPKWGTIANIEPSRFDKSTAYITVDLHQMGDFDPYIFKTTDYGQSWTKISDGIPSSESSFVHVIKEDPKREGLLYAGIDKGIYISHNDGQSWSRLKLNLPPAPVYWMEIQERFDDLVVGTYGRGYYILDDLAAIRNLDQNQTIAFYDVRDAYRFNDRESIKTDGRSNNSGRNPSYGASLNYHLPENFAGEAKIEIKDSKGELVRTLQANKKAGANRAQWDLRYEPTYTPKLRVAPPGRPWVQLNGEGWRPLVQWDLDLMAGQYGPRVVPGEYMATLILTDSAGNEVVQTSAKFNVLKDPYSEGSLEDIQEQVAFSLQLRDAMNLAVSNINAVEQLRKELDIILEEESDSKTQKEALRLKEAAEEVASKLYDIHLTGAREDAFRSPIKLYGRLSALASDINASGMDYRPTDQQGEVYEVLDARLKVAIEQFSDLVNNDIQEFNKALERKNRKIEIEKTGGN